The genomic DNA ACGGCTGCGCTGGCCAGCGTGGGCAATGCCTCCTCGTTGCACGGTTCGGGGCGCCTGGCCCGGCGCCGGATGGAGGAGGCCCGCGAGACGCTGGCGCGTCTGCTGGGCTGCCGCCCCTCGGAGGTGATCTTCACCGCCGGTGGCACCGAGAGCGACAACCTTGCCGTCAAGGGCATCTACTGGGCCCGCCGCGATGCCGAGCCGAAGCGGCGCCGGATCATCACCACCGCCGTCGAGCATCACGCGGTCCTCGACGCCGTGCAGTGGTTGGTCGACCACGAGGACGCCGAGGTGACCTGGCTGCCGGTCGACGCCGAAGGTGTCGTCGCACCCGAGTCCCTGCGCTCGGCACTCGAGGGGGAGGGCGGATCCGGCGGTGCCGGCGAGGTAGCCCTGGCCAGCATCATGTGGGCCAACAACGAGGTCGGATCGATCATGCCGATCGCCGAGCTGGCCGCCATCGCTGCTGAGTTCGACATCCCGATGCACAGCGACGCCATCCAGACAGTCGGCCAGCTACCGGTCGATTTCGCCGCGACCGGGCTGTCGGCGATGAGCGTCGCCGCGCACAAGTTCGGCGGCCCGATGGGCGTCGGCGCGCTGGTGCTGCGGCGCGACACCGCCTGTGTGCCACTGCTACACGGCGGCGGTCAGGAACGCGACGTGCGTTCCGGGACCCCCGACGTGGCCGGTGCCGTGGCGATGGCCGCGGCCGCCGAAGTGGCCATCGGTGCGCTCGCCGAGCACAGTTCGCGGGTGCAGGCGTTGCGGGACAGGCTGATCGACGGTGTGTTGTCCACGATCGAGGACGCCTACCTGAACGGCCCCCGGGCAGCCGGCCGGTTGCCCGCCAACACACACTTCACTTTCCGGGGCTGCGAAGGTGATTCGCTTCTGATGCTGCTCGATGCCAAGGGCGTCGAATGCTCCACCGGCTCGGCGTGTACGGCCGGCGTGGCGCAGCCGTCGCACGTCCTGATCGCCATGGGTGCAGACCCGGCCACCGCGCGCGGATCACTACGATTCTCGTTGGGACACACCAGCACCGACGCCGATGTTGACGCAGTGCTCGAGGTGCTGCCCGCGGCCGTCGAGCGGGCCCGAGAGGCGGCGCTGGCCAGTGCGGGGAGGACGTTCTCATGAGAGTCCTGGTCGCGATGAGCGGCGGCGTGGATTCCTCGGTGGCTGCCGCCCGGATGGTCGACGCCGGTCATGATGTCGTCGGAGTGCACATGGCGCTCTCGTCGGCGCCCGGTACGTTGCGCACCGGATCACGTGGATGCTGCTCCAAGGAGGACGCGGGCGATGCCCGCCGGGTGGCCGATATCCTCGACATCCCGTTCTATGTCTGGGATTTCGCTGATCGGTTCAAAGACGACGTGATCGACGACTTCGTCGAGTCCTACGCCCGCGGCGAGACCCCGAACCCCTGTGTGCGATGCAATGAGCGGATCAAGTTCTCCGCGCTGGCGGCGCGCGCGCTGGCGCTCGGCTTCGACGCCGTGGCTACCGGTCACTACGCGCGGCTGACCGATGGGCGGCTGCGCCGCGCCGTCGATGCCGACAAGGACCAGTCCTATGTGCTCGGTGTGCTGACCGCCGAGCAGCTCTCACATGCGATCTTCCCGATCGGTGACACCCCCAAACCGCAGATCCGGGCCGAGGCCGCCGAGCGTGGCCTGGCTGTCGCGGAAAAGCCCGACAGCCATGACATCTGCTTCATCCCGTCGGGGGATACCCAGGCGTTTCTGGGCGCCCGCATCGGCATCCGCCGCGGCGCGGTGGTCGACGACAGTGGCACGGTGCTCGCCGAACACGAAGGCGTGCACGGCTTCACGATCGGACAGCGCAAGGGCCTGGGCATCGAGGGACCAGGCGCCGACGGCCGCCCGCGCTATGTCACCGCGATCGATGCCGAGACCGGCACGGTGCGGGTCGGGGCCGTCGAGGACCTCGAGCTGTGGGAGTTGACCGGCGACAAGCCGGTGTTCACCAGTGGAACCGCGCTGCAGGGACCGGTGGAATGCCAGATTCAGGTGCGTGCCCACGGCGGGATCGCCGACGCGGTCGCCGAGCTGTGCGACGGCCGGTTGGTGGTGTCCCTGCGGGCGCCGCTGCGGGGGGTCGCTCCCGGCCAGACCATGGTGCTGTACCGGCCCGACGCCGAGGGCGACGAGGTCATCGCCAGCGCGACCATCGCACACGCGTGAGCGTCTTCGCAGCGGCCACCGGCATCGGATCCTGGCCGGGCACGTCGCCGCGGGCCGCCGCCGAAGTCGTCGTCGGTGAACTGCACACCCTGTCGCACCTCGTGGAGCTGCCGGCGCGGGGGATCGGTGCCGACCTGATCGGCCGGGCCGGGGCCCTGCTGGTCGACTTCGGGATCGACACCGTGCCGCGCGGGTACCGCATCGCCTCGGGGCGCAGCAGCGCGTTGCGGCGGGCGGTGAGTCTGCTCGGTGAGGACATCGACGCACTGGAGGAGGCGTGGGAGCGCGCCGGACTGCGGGGCAGTGGACGTGCCGTCAAGGTGCAGGCGCCCGGCCCGATCACGCTTGCCGCTCAGCTGGAGATGCCCAACGGGCACCGGGCCATCACCGATCGCGGTGCGCTGCGGGATCTTTCGGCCTCGCTTGCCGAGGGGCTGGCCGCCCACCGCGCCGAGGTGGCCCGCCGCTTGGAGACGCCGGTCGTGGTGCAACTCGACGAGCCGTCACTGCCCGCCGCGCTGGCCGGCCGGCTGTCCGGGGTGACCAGCTTCACCCCGGTGCATCCGGTGGATGAGCCGTTGGCGATGAACCTGCTCGGCGAGTGCGTGGCGGCGGTCGGCTGCGAGGTCGCGCTGCACAGCTGTGCACCCGAACTGCCGTGGAAGTCGTTGTTGCGCAGTGCTTTTCACGCAGTATCGGTTGACGTGGCCACCCTGACACCTGCGGACCTGGACGGGATCGGGGAGTTCGTCGACTCAGGGCGGACCGTGCTGCTCGGAGTGGTGCCATCGACCGCACCCGAGGCCAGTCCCTCGGTCGAAGAGGTCGCCAAGGCCGCTGTGGCCCTGACCGACCGACTGGGTTTCGCTCGGGATGTACTGCGCGACCGCATCGGCATCACGCCGTCTTGCGGGCTGGCCGGCGCCACGTCGCAGTGGGCGCGCACCGCGGTGGAGCTCACGCAGAAGGCCGCTGATGCCTTCGCCGAAGATCCGGACGCGATCTAGTTAAAGCAACCAAAAGGTTGCGCTTGGCTGTACGCGGTCGATCCCAACCGGTTACGCATCGTGACCCGGCTCTGTGAGGGTGGCCCGTGTTCGACGGTGCAACTGACGCAGGTGATTCCGGTGACACGTCAGGCCGCACCAAGCACTTGCTGCTGCTGGAGGCGGTGGGTCTGGTGACCAGTGATCGCGAGGGCCGCGAACGGATCTGGCGGATCCAGCCCGAACCGCTGGTGCGGGCCGGCGACTACCTGACGGCGCTGTCGCGGCGCTGGGACAGTGCGATCGACCGGTTGCGGGCCTACGTCGAGGACTAGTTACCCCGCAGCTCCCGGCGCAGGATCTTGCCCGCCGAAGACTTGGGGATCGCGTCGATGAACTCGACCTGGCGCACCTTCTTGTAGGGCGCTACCAGGCCGGCCACGAACGCCATCACTTCATCGCCGCTCAACTCGGATGAAGGCTGTTTGACCACAAAGGCTTTCGGTACTTCTTCGCCGGATTCCCTGTCCTGTACCCCGATCACCGCGGCATCGGCGATGTCGGGGTGGCCCAGCAGCACGGATTCCAGCTCGGCTGGTGGCACCTGGTACCCCTTGTATTTGATCAGTTCCTTCAGCCGGTCGACGACGTAGACGCAGCCGCTGGAATCCACCTGGGCCAGATCCCCGGTGTGCAGGAACCCGTCGGCGTCGACGGTCTCCTGGGTGGCCTCCTCATTGTTGAGATAGCCGGCCATGACGTTGGGTCCCTTGAACCAGAGTTCGCCGGTCGCGCTCAAACCTTCTGCCGGGATGTTGATCTCATCGCCGGTGTCGGGGTCGACCAGCTTGCTCACGCTGTTGGGGACGGTCCAGCCGCATGAGTCCAGCGGTGCGACCGTGCCGACCGTCGCCAGCCCGCCGTCATGCGGGGTGATGTGACTGACCGGGCTCAGCTCGCTCATGCCGTAGCCTTGAGAAACAGTGCAGCCCAACCGATCCGCCACAGCCCGGCCAAGGTCGGCATCGAGCGATGCCGCACCGGACAGCACGGCCCGCAGCGACGACAGATCATACGAGTCGACCATGGGGTGCTTGGCCAGGGCGACGGCCACCGGCGGGGCGATGTAGACGAACGTGCACCGGTGGGTCGCGATGTTGTCCAGGAATTCACCGAGATCGAACGACGGCATGATCACCATCCGGGCGCGGGCATGCAGGGCGGCGTTGAGCAGCACCGTCATGCCGTAGATGTGGAAGAACGGCAGCACGGCCAACAGTCGGTCATCGGAGGTCAGCCCCTGCAGTGGGCGGATCTGCGCCACATTGGCGGTCAGGTTCGCGTGGGTGAGCATGACGCCCTTGGGATTGGCGGTGGTGCCCGAGCTGTACGGGAGCGCGGCCAAGTGGCCGGCCGGATCGAAGCTCACATCGGGTGCCGGGCCCGTCGCGCCGATTCCGTGGCCGTCGAGTACCACCACCTGGTCCTCGCCGAGACCGGCGCCTGCTGCTCCCTCCAAGGCCTGCGGCAGCAGGGCATTCACCGTGACCAGCAGGCGCGCCTTGGAATCATTCAGTTGCTTGGCGATGTCACGCGCGGTGAACAGCGCGTTGACCGTGGTGGCCGTGGCGCCCGCGCGCAGGATGCCGTGAAATGCGATCGCGAACCCTGAACTGTTGGGGGACAACAGGGCCACCACATCGCCCACACCGATTCCGCGTGCCGCCAGCCCGCCGGCGAACGCATCGATCCGGCGCACCAGATCGCCGTAGCTGGTCTCGGTACCGGACTTGGCGTCCACCAGGGCGATCCGGCCGGCATCGTCCGCCGACATGTCGGCGAAGAGGTAGTCGTAGACGCTGACGGCGGGCAGGTCGACGTCGGGGAAGGGGCTGGCAAAACTCATGGCTGTTTCCGATCAGTTCTCGTCGAGTTGTTTGATGAGGCGGCGTGCGGCGGTCAACCGGAACGAGGCGTCGACGAGTTCGCGCACCTCGCCCCAATCCACCTTTGCCGCAGTGAAGTCCAGGCCGAGCCAGCCGAAGGGGCCCATGTAGGCCGGGAAGAAGAAACGGCTGTCCTGCTCGAGCGCCCGGCGGTCACTCTCGTCGACCTTGATCAGTAGCGAATGGGGATACGGCACCATTTCGCCGCGGCTCTCGGGTTTGACGTTGCCGCCGTACATGGCGAACATCTTCGGTGCGCAGAACACCGGCCGACCCCAGGAGATCTTCTCGAACGCCTCGGGAAATCCCAGCGCAACGGTGCGGAGTTCGGCCAGGCCCGGGTCGTCGTCGGTGAACATGATCGGGTGCGGCATGTTCGTCAGGGTAGCTGTGCCGTCGTGACGACCGTGCCGGCTATCGGTGTGCGTGTGAGTTGAGTGGCTGCGGTCCATCGCTCGCGACCGGTGACGCACTTCGCGGATCAGGGGCGCCCTTGCGGATCGCGTCGGCACTGAGATCGTCGGGTTGACGCTGCGATTCGATCTCTGCCTCCACTCTGGCGCGGTACTGCGCGACTTCTCGACGGGTGTGCACTTCGTCCCAGTTCAACAACGGTGCGGCCAATTCGGCGACGGACTGTGCGGCGTCCACCCCGCGGTCGGCCGTGTCGATCGACATCCGGGTCCGTCGGGTAAGGATGTCCTCGAGGTGCAATGCACCTTCGTGCGATACCGCGTAGACCACCTCGGCACGTAGGTAGGGCCCGTGCGGGGTGATCGGCCGAGCCAGCCCCCGATCCGCCTCGATCAACGCCAGTACCTCGGTGATCGCACTGCCGTAACGCCCGAGCAGATGTTCAATGGTGGCCACCGGTAGGCCGCTGTCAGCCGACAGCCGGGACCGGCCGGCCCACATCTCGTGATAGCCGTCCGCACCGAGGAGCGGAAGCCGTTCAGTGCGCGAGTTCTCACTGGGCCGGCCGCGCAGTGCCTCGTCCACCGCATCCTTAGCCATTACCCGGTAGGTGGTGTACTTGCCGCCTGCGATGACGACGAGCCCATCAGCTGGGCTCACGACCGCGTGTTCGCGGGACAGTTTGGCGGTCTCATCGGAGTGTCCGGCGAGTAGAGGACGTAAGCCGGCGTAGACCCCCACGATGTCGTCTCGGCTGATCGGGCTTTCCAGCAGCCTGTTCACCTGCGTCAGGATGTAGTCGATATCGGAGGCGGTGGCCGCGGGATGGGCCAGATCCAGATCCCAGCTGGTATCGGTGGTGCCGATCAGCCAGTGCTGCTCGCTCCACGGGCAGGGGATCACGAACAGCAGGCTCTTCGGGGTTTCGGTGACGATGCCGACGCGGGAATCGATTGCCGCGCGGGGCACTACGATGTGTACGCCTTTGGATGCGTGCACCCGGAACCGGCCCTGCTTTCCGAGGGCCTTCTGGACCTCGTCAGTCCATGCCCCGGTGGCGTTGATCGTCACCCTGGCCCGGACCTCGATCTCGTTGTCGCCCTCCACATCGACCACGCGGGCGCCGACGACTCGGCCATTCTTCTCGAGAAATCCGACCGCCCGGGCGCTGTTGGCGCACAATGCGCCGTAACCGGCCGCGGTCCTGGCGAGCATCAAGGTGTGCCGCGCATCATCTAGGTGGCCTTCGTAGAAACGCACCCCTCCGCGGACGGTACCGCTCTTGCCGCCGGGAAACCTCTGCTCTGTCTTGCGCTTTCCCAGATGCCGGTGGTGGGCCGGTACCCC from Mycobacterium sp. DL440 includes the following:
- a CDS encoding methionine synthase, which gives rise to MSVFAAATGIGSWPGTSPRAAAEVVVGELHTLSHLVELPARGIGADLIGRAGALLVDFGIDTVPRGYRIASGRSSALRRAVSLLGEDIDALEEAWERAGLRGSGRAVKVQAPGPITLAAQLEMPNGHRAITDRGALRDLSASLAEGLAAHRAEVARRLETPVVVQLDEPSLPAALAGRLSGVTSFTPVHPVDEPLAMNLLGECVAAVGCEVALHSCAPELPWKSLLRSAFHAVSVDVATLTPADLDGIGEFVDSGRTVLLGVVPSTAPEASPSVEEVAKAAVALTDRLGFARDVLRDRIGITPSCGLAGATSQWARTAVELTQKAADAFAEDPDAI
- the mnmA gene encoding tRNA 2-thiouridine(34) synthase MnmA; this translates as MRVLVAMSGGVDSSVAAARMVDAGHDVVGVHMALSSAPGTLRTGSRGCCSKEDAGDARRVADILDIPFYVWDFADRFKDDVIDDFVESYARGETPNPCVRCNERIKFSALAARALALGFDAVATGHYARLTDGRLRRAVDADKDQSYVLGVLTAEQLSHAIFPIGDTPKPQIRAEAAERGLAVAEKPDSHDICFIPSGDTQAFLGARIGIRRGAVVDDSGTVLAEHEGVHGFTIGQRKGLGIEGPGADGRPRYVTAIDAETGTVRVGAVEDLELWELTGDKPVFTSGTALQGPVECQIQVRAHGGIADAVAELCDGRLVVSLRAPLRGVAPGQTMVLYRPDAEGDEVIASATIAHA
- a CDS encoding 4-coumarate--CoA ligase family protein, yielding MSFASPFPDVDLPAVSVYDYLFADMSADDAGRIALVDAKSGTETSYGDLVRRIDAFAGGLAARGIGVGDVVALLSPNSSGFAIAFHGILRAGATATTVNALFTARDIAKQLNDSKARLLVTVNALLPQALEGAAGAGLGEDQVVVLDGHGIGATGPAPDVSFDPAGHLAALPYSSGTTANPKGVMLTHANLTANVAQIRPLQGLTSDDRLLAVLPFFHIYGMTVLLNAALHARARMVIMPSFDLGEFLDNIATHRCTFVYIAPPVAVALAKHPMVDSYDLSSLRAVLSGAASLDADLGRAVADRLGCTVSQGYGMSELSPVSHITPHDGGLATVGTVAPLDSCGWTVPNSVSKLVDPDTGDEINIPAEGLSATGELWFKGPNVMAGYLNNEEATQETVDADGFLHTGDLAQVDSSGCVYVVDRLKELIKYKGYQVPPAELESVLLGHPDIADAAVIGVQDRESGEEVPKAFVVKQPSSELSGDEVMAFVAGLVAPYKKVRQVEFIDAIPKSSAGKILRRELRGN
- a CDS encoding cysteine desulfurase family protein — protein: MSSSAGGPVYLDHAATTPMHPAAIEAMTAALASVGNASSLHGSGRLARRRMEEARETLARLLGCRPSEVIFTAGGTESDNLAVKGIYWARRDAEPKRRRIITTAVEHHAVLDAVQWLVDHEDAEVTWLPVDAEGVVAPESLRSALEGEGGSGGAGEVALASIMWANNEVGSIMPIAELAAIAAEFDIPMHSDAIQTVGQLPVDFAATGLSAMSVAAHKFGGPMGVGALVLRRDTACVPLLHGGGQERDVRSGTPDVAGAVAMAAAAEVAIGALAEHSSRVQALRDRLIDGVLSTIEDAYLNGPRAAGRLPANTHFTFRGCEGDSLLMLLDAKGVECSTGSACTAGVAQPSHVLIAMGADPATARGSLRFSLGHTSTDADVDAVLEVLPAAVERAREAALASAGRTFS
- a CDS encoding MmcQ/YjbR family DNA-binding protein; this translates as MPHPIMFTDDDPGLAELRTVALGFPEAFEKISWGRPVFCAPKMFAMYGGNVKPESRGEMVPYPHSLLIKVDESDRRALEQDSRFFFPAYMGPFGWLGLDFTAAKVDWGEVRELVDASFRLTAARRLIKQLDEN
- a CDS encoding glycerol-3-phosphate dehydrogenase/oxidase; the protein is MPLSPVALDPQSRRDALAAMADTELDVLVIGAGVVGAGVALDAVTRGLTVGLVEARDYASGTSSRSSKLVHGGLRYLKQLDFGLVFEALRERSLILETLAPHLARPVEFLYPLTRAARDRVWVGAGVGVYDALGAGRGVPAHHRHLGKRKTEQRFPGGKSGTVRGGVRFYEGHLDDARHTLMLARTAAGYGALCANSARAVGFLEKNGRVVGARVVDVEGDNEIEVRARVTINATGAWTDEVQKALGKQGRFRVHASKGVHIVVPRAAIDSRVGIVTETPKSLLFVIPCPWSEQHWLIGTTDTSWDLDLAHPAATASDIDYILTQVNRLLESPISRDDIVGVYAGLRPLLAGHSDETAKLSREHAVVSPADGLVVIAGGKYTTYRVMAKDAVDEALRGRPSENSRTERLPLLGADGYHEMWAGRSRLSADSGLPVATIEHLLGRYGSAITEVLALIEADRGLARPITPHGPYLRAEVVYAVSHEGALHLEDILTRRTRMSIDTADRGVDAAQSVAELAAPLLNWDEVHTRREVAQYRARVEAEIESQRQPDDLSADAIRKGAPDPRSASPVASDGPQPLNSHAHR